In Eubalaena glacialis isolate mEubGla1 chromosome 12, mEubGla1.1.hap2.+ XY, whole genome shotgun sequence, a single window of DNA contains:
- the LOC133102052 gene encoding LOW QUALITY PROTEIN: matrin-3-like (The sequence of the model RefSeq protein was modified relative to this genomic sequence to represent the inferred CDS: inserted 2 bases in 1 codon), with amino-acid sequence MGDPFMLQQSTNPAPGILGPPPPSFHLGGPAVGPRGNLGAGNGNLQGPRHMQKGRVETSRVVHIMDFQRGKNLRYQLLQLVEPFGVISKHLILNKINEAFIEMATTEDAQAAVDYYTTTPALVFGKPVRVHLSQKYKRIKKPEGKPDQKFDQKQELGRVIHLSNLPHSGYSDSAVLKLAEPYGKIKNYILMRMKSQAFIEMETREDAMAMVDHCLKKALWFQGRCVKVDLSEKYKKLVLRIPNRGIDLLKKDKSRKRSYSPDGKESPSDKKSKTDGSQKTESTTEGKEQEEKSGEDGEKDTKDDQAEQEPNMLLESEDELLVDEEAAAAALLESGSSVGDETDLANLGDVASDGKKEPSDKVVKKDANASASATAKKKLKKRRFPGSMEGFVTLDEVGDEEDSELQKLRKSGMAFKSGDKNDDGLVEIKVDKIEELDQENEAALENGIKNDSAPSEPGAESAENADDPNKDTXENTDGQSDENKEDYTIPDEYRIGPYQPNVPVGIDYVIPKTGFYCKLCSLFYTNEEVAKNTHCSSLPHYQKLKKFLNKLAEERRQKKEAEDVQEA; translated from the exons ATGGGTGATCCATTCATGTTGCAGCAATCTACAAACCCAGCACCAGGAATTCTGGGACCTCCGCCTCCCTCATTTCATCTTGGGGGACCAGCAGTTGGACCAAGAGGAAATCTGGGTGCTGGAAATGGAAACCTGCAAGGACCAAGACACATGCAAAAGGGCAGAGTGGAAACTAGCCGAGTTGTTCACATCATGGATTTCCAGCGAGGGAAAAACTTGAGATATCAACTATTACAGCTGGTGGAACCATTTGGAGTTATTTCAAAGCATCtgattctaaataaaattaatgaggCATTTATTGAAATGGCAACCACAGAAGATGCTCAGGCTGCAGTGGATTATTATACAACCACACCAGCATTAGTATTTGGCAAGCCAGTGAGAGTTCATTTATCCCAgaagtataaaagaataaagaaacctGAAGGGAAGCCAGACCAGAAGTTTGATCAAAAACAAGAGCTTGGACGTGTGATACACCTCAGCAATTTACCTCATTCTGGCTATTCTGACAGTGCTGTCCTCAAGCTTGCTGAGCCTTATGGGAAAATTAAGAATTATATACTGATGAGGATGAAAAGTCAGGCCTTTATTGAGATGGAGACCAGAGAAGATGCAATGGCAATGGTTGACCACTGTTTGAAAAAGGCCCTTTGGTTTCAAGGGAGATGTGTAAAAGTTGACCtgtctgaaaaatacaaaaaattggtACTCAGGATTCCCAACAGAGGCATTGACTTACTGAAAAAAGATAAGTCCCGGAAAAGATCTTACTCTCCAGATGGCAAAGAATCTCCAAGTGATAAGAAATCCAAAACTGATGGTTCCCAGAAGACTGAAAGTACAACCGAAGGTAAAGAACAAGAAGAGAAATCAGGGGAAGATGGTGAAAAAGATACAAAGGATGACCAGGCAGAACAAGAACCTAACATGCTTCTTGAATCTGAAGATGAGCTACTTGTAGatgaagaagcagcagcagcagcactgcTAGAAAGTGGCAGTTCAGTGGGAGATGAGACAGATCTTGCTAATTTAGGGGATGTGGCatctgatgggaaaaaggaaccTTCAGACAAAGTTGTGAAAAAAGATGCAAATGCGAGTGCTTCAGCAACTGCGAAGAAAAAGCTTAAAAAGCGTCGTTTCCCAGGGAGTATGGAAGGTTTTGTCACTCTAGATGAGGTTGGTGATGAGGAAGATTCGGAACTTCAGAAACTTCGTAAATCGGGCATGGCATTTAAATCTGGTGACAAAAATGACGATGGTTTGGTTGAAATTAAGGTGGACAAGATCGAGGAACTTGACCAAGAAAATGAAGCAGCGTtggaaaatggaattaaaaatgatTCAGCACCTTCAGAACCAGGTGCTGAATCTGCTGAGAATGCTGATGATCCCAACAAAGATAC TGAAAACACAGATGGCCAAAGTGATGAAAACAAGGAGGACTATACAATCCCAGATGAGTATAGAATTGGACCATATCAGCCCAATGTTCCTGTTGGTATAGACTATGTGATACCTAAAACAGGGTTTTACTGTAAGCTGTGTTCACTCTTTTATACAAATGAAGAAGTTGCAAAGAATACTCATTGCAGCAGCCTTCCTCAttatcagaaattaaagaaatttctGAATAAATTGGCAGAAGAACGCAGGCAGAAGAAGGAAGCTGAAGATGTGCAAGAAGCTTAa